The Candidatus Tumulicola sp. region CAATGTCCGGACCAGCGATCGCCGGTCAGAGCGACGCAGTCCAAACCCACCAAAAGATTTACATGCCGACCGTTAATAACGTAAATAACGCTCGTCCGCAATACTCCAACGCCGTATACGGTGGCGGAGCCTTACTGTACAAGCCGAAGATGTTCCTGATTTTCTGGGGCTTCAAGCAAGCCGGAGATCCGAATGGCGTCGCCAAGCTGCTCGAATCGTACCAAGCGTCGATCGGTGGCAGCCCGTACAACAACATCTATACGCAGTACCAAGGCACCAAGAAGTTCATCAAAAACCCGAAGAACCAGAACGGCAAATTCTGGATGGACAACAAGAATGCCATCCCGGCCAACCCGACCGACGGACAAGTTGCGGCCGAATCGGTTCTCGGCGTGAAGCACTTCGGTTACGATGCAAACGCTTCGTACGTCGTCGTTACGGCGCACGGTCACAATAGCTCGGGCTTCGGCTCGTCATATTGCGCGTATCACAGCGCGACGAGCAGCAGCGGCAATCTCGTCTCGTACACCAATCTTCCGTACATTCCGGACGCCGGACAGAGCTGCGGCGCGGGCATCATCACGCCGCCGGCCGGCGAGACCAGCGAAAACGTCGGCACGACGATCGTCGAAGGCCACGAGTACGGCGAGTCCGTGACCGATCCGAATCCGCCGAGCGGCTATTACAGCAACCAGTGGGGCGAAATCGGCGACATCTGCGCGTGGCAGGACATCGAGAACGACACGTTCGGACAGAATCAGTTTGCCTCTCAGCCGATGTGGAGCAATGCGACCAGCAGCTGCGTCCACAGCTACCAGAAGTCCAAGTAAACTCCAGGTTCTAGGTACACCGTGAGAGGGTGCGGCAAGCGCCGCGCCCTCTTTTACAATCTCCGCACTGAGGGATCCCGGCATGAAACGAAGCGTACTTTCTTTTGCGGTGGCGTTCGCAATGTTAGCCGGCTGCAACGGCGGATCGAGCGGACCCAGCGCCCTCGTCCCACCGGCCACCGGAAACGCGTTCGGCGTTACCAACGGTCGCACGAACCCGGATGTCGACGTCAATGAGCTGCCGCAGCCGCCTACCGTGAGTTCGGTCAATGGCATCGCGAAGCTCGACCTCGTCACGACCATCAATCCGGCTACCGGATTTCCGGGATTCGACTATCAGGGACAGCACAACGTCATCCCGACGATCCGAGTCAATCCCGGCGACACGATCGTGGTCAACGTCGACAACGAAATGCAGCCCGTCAAAGGGAGCATGTCCGACGACATCAACTTGCACTTTCACGGACTCGTCGTTTCGCCGAACGCTCCGGGCGACGACGTGCTCGACACGATGGCCGGACCCGGACAGAAGCTGCACTATGTCGTGCACGTCCCGAAGTGGCAAGAGCCGGGACTTTATTGGTATCACCCGCATATTCACGGTGTCGTAAACTATCAGGTCGGCGAAGGCGGAATGTCCGGCGCGATCATCGTTAACGGCTTAGAGCGCCACATTCCGGCGCTCGCCAAAATGAAAGAACGCCTGATCATCGTGCGCTCGACCGGCATCGGTAACACGATACAGCCGAACCCGGGCAGCCCGACTGAAATGGACGGCATGCAAGGCATGGATTCGGACGATAGCGATCCGTCGATGCAGGCCGACGCGCGTCCCAACCACAGCAATAAAACGCCCTGCGGTCCCGATACGGGTTTGACGACCACCCTTAACGGCGCTTTGCATCCCGACATTACGATCGCACCGGGAGAGCAGCAGTTCTTCCGCGTGGTCAACGCGTCCGGCCACAAGACGTTGAAGCTCGAGATCGACGGGGAATCGCTGCAACTCGTTGCGGTCGACGGTTACGCCCTCGACAGCTATCCGGGAACGCCTTCGACGATCACCGAGAAGTACATCATCGTTCCGGCGGCCGCACGTGCCGAATTCGTCGTCACCGGTCCGGCTAGCGGAAGCGCAAAGTTCCGCAGCGATTGCTACGACACCGGACCCAATGGCGATCCAGATCCGGGGCTCGTGTTGGGCAACCTCACCCCGCCGAAGCATCGGGGTGGGATGCAGCATCCGATGGCGCTAACCGTCGCCCCGGGCACGCTTCCGGACAATGCGTATTCGTCGGCGCTCCCGGCCCCGTCGGTCACGCGGCGAGTGGTGTTTAGCGAAGGTCCGGTGCATTTCTTCATTAACGGCAAGTACTTCAAACCCAACGATCAGCCGATGTTCACGGCCAAGGTCGGAACGATCGAGCACTGGCATATCATCAACGTTACCAAGGAGATTCACGACTTTCACATCCACCAAATTCACTTCTTGGTCACCTCGATTAACGGCGTTAAGGTGCAACATCCGTACTGGGCGGATAGCGTCATCATCCCGCATCGCAGCAAGCGGGGTCTCAACGGCACGCCGGGCTATATCGATGCGTTGCTGGATTTCCGCGATAAAAACATCAAAGGTACGTTCGTCTTCCATTGCCACATCGTCGACCACGAAGATAGCGGCATGATGGCGAAGATCCAAGTCATCTAGTTACGTCCGGACGGCGCGCTCTGCAAATCGAAGCGTGCCGTCCGTAAGAATCGCGAGCACCGAAGCGGCAATGCTGCCGCTAACGATCATAGCGGGCTGATGTAACGTCAGCCCGTTAAAAATTAAGACGCCTAATCCGCCGCCGCCGACGTAACCGCCTAACGTCGCGATCGCGATCGCGGCGATGGCCGCGACGCGCACGCCCGAAAGTACGATCGGTAACGCGAGCGGAAATTCGACGCGAACGAGACGCTGCATCGGCGACATCCCGAGGCCGTTTGCAGCGTCGCGTTGCGCCGGGTCGACGCCGCGGATACCGACCGCAACGCTGCGCGCCAGCATGAACTGCGCGTACACGACCAGCGCCGCGAAAATCGGCGAAAAGCCTAAACCGACCGCTTGCACCAGCAGCGCCAACAATGCCAGGCTGGGAATGGTGTACAGCGCTCCGAGCGTCCCGAGAATCCAGACGCCCGCGTGCGGACGGCGCGCCGCCCACACGCCAAGCGGTACCGCGATCAGCGAAGCTGCAGCGAGCGAAACGAATACTAGCTCGGCATGCGCGAGCGTCAGCCAGGCGATTTTTCCGAAATGGGTGACTGCGTACGTCATCGCAGCTCGTCGCGCAAGTGTAGATAGTACCGGCGGTAGACGTCGTCGCCGGCACGCACGAGATCGCGCACGTATTGCGTCGCCGGCGCGTCCAGCAGTTCGTCCGGCGGAGCCGATTGTTCGACGCGGCCTTCGCGCATCACCACGACGCGATCGGCCAGTAGCAGCGCTTCGGAAACGTCGTGCGTCACGAACAGCGTCGTCGTCTTGAGCGTGCGCACGATACGAACCAGCTCGCGCTGCAGCGATTGACGCACGATCGCGTCGACCGCGCCGAACGGCTCGTCCATCAGCAACACGCCCGGTTTGCCAGCGATGGCGCGCGCCACGCCCACGCGCTGCGCCTGACCGCCGGACAGCTCGCGCGGCCGGCGATTGCGAAATGTTTGCGGTGCCAGATCGATCAACAGCAACAGCTCGTCGACTCGTGCGTCGATGTCGGCACGGGACCAGCCCAGTAGCGTCGGCACGATCGCGACGTTCTCCGCGACCGTCATGTGTGCGAACAAACCGACGGCCTGAATCGCGTAGCCGATGCTTCGGCGCAATTCGACCGCATCGAGCGACGCGACGTCCTTATCGCCTACCAGCACCCGGCCGCCGTACGGCGTCACAAGACGATTGACGGTTCGCAGCAATGTCGATTTGCCGCAACCGGATGGACCGAGTAACACCACGAGCTCGCCGGCTTCGACCGATAGGGTCACCCCGTCGACTGCAAACGTTTCGCTGCCCGCATAGCGCACGCGCACGTCTTCGAACAGAATATCGGCCGCGCTCACGTGGAAACTCCCTTGAGAAACGCGGCCGCGACGTCGCTCGGATCCTGGCCGGATTCGACTGCGGCGTTCATCTGCCGCGCGACCGTGTCGGTAATCGCGGGCGAAACGCGGTCGAGAACGCGTGCGACGTGCGGTTGCGTTTGCAGCGTTTGTTTCCGAACGACGGGCGCTACGTTATACGGCGGCCACAGCTTGCGATCGTCGCGCAACACCGTCAGACGATCGACGGCGATCGCTCCGTCGGTCGTAAAGGCGCTCGCGACGTCGGCTTTGCCTTCAAGCAGAGCCCGATATTTCAGCGCGATATCGTACGTACGCACTTCGCGGAACACAAATCCGCCGTACAATTTCTGCAGGCCGGGTATGCCGTCCGGGCGCACGACGAATTCTTGGATCGTCGCTAGGCGAAACCGCGATGCGACCGGCGCTAACTGCGACAGCGTTTCGATG contains the following coding sequences:
- a CDS encoding multicopper oxidase domain-containing protein, with translation MKRSVLSFAVAFAMLAGCNGGSSGPSALVPPATGNAFGVTNGRTNPDVDVNELPQPPTVSSVNGIAKLDLVTTINPATGFPGFDYQGQHNVIPTIRVNPGDTIVVNVDNEMQPVKGSMSDDINLHFHGLVVSPNAPGDDVLDTMAGPGQKLHYVVHVPKWQEPGLYWYHPHIHGVVNYQVGEGGMSGAIIVNGLERHIPALAKMKERLIIVRSTGIGNTIQPNPGSPTEMDGMQGMDSDDSDPSMQADARPNHSNKTPCGPDTGLTTTLNGALHPDITIAPGEQQFFRVVNASGHKTLKLEIDGESLQLVAVDGYALDSYPGTPSTITEKYIIVPAAARAEFVVTGPASGSAKFRSDCYDTGPNGDPDPGLVLGNLTPPKHRGGMQHPMALTVAPGTLPDNAYSSALPAPSVTRRVVFSEGPVHFFINGKYFKPNDQPMFTAKVGTIEHWHIINVTKEIHDFHIHQIHFLVTSINGVKVQHPYWADSVIIPHRSKRGLNGTPGYIDALLDFRDKNIKGTFVFHCHIVDHEDSGMMAKIQVI
- a CDS encoding ATP-binding cassette domain-containing protein, which encodes MSAADILFEDVRVRYAGSETFAVDGVTLSVEAGELVVLLGPSGCGKSTLLRTVNRLVTPYGGRVLVGDKDVASLDAVELRRSIGYAIQAVGLFAHMTVAENVAIVPTLLGWSRADIDARVDELLLLIDLAPQTFRNRRPRELSGGQAQRVGVARAIAGKPGVLLMDEPFGAVDAIVRQSLQRELVRIVRTLKTTTLFVTHDVSEALLLADRVVVMREGRVEQSAPPDELLDAPATQYVRDLVRAGDDVYRRYYLHLRDELR
- a CDS encoding glycine betaine ABC transporter substrate-binding protein, which gives rise to MTVSRRDALAYLAGAAALSACGTRKNIRVGSKNFTESFVIAEIYAQALERSGLPVDRRFNLGSTQIALAAMRRGDIDLYPEYTGTAAIDVLHLPPMHDPVQLYRTVAREFAERYDLFWLTPSPMNDSQGLAVTSDFAKRERIETLSQLAPVASRFRLATIQEFVVRPDGIPGLQKLYGGFVFREVRTYDIALKYRALLEGKADVASAFTTDGAIAVDRLTVLRDDRKLWPPYNVAPVVRKQTLQTQPHVARVLDRVSPAITDTVARQMNAAVESGQDPSDVAAAFLKGVST
- a CDS encoding ABC transporter permease, which produces MTYAVTHFGKIAWLTLAHAELVFVSLAAASLIAVPLGVWAARRPHAGVWILGTLGALYTIPSLALLALLVQAVGLGFSPIFAALVVYAQFMLARSVAVGIRGVDPAQRDAANGLGMSPMQRLVRVEFPLALPIVLSGVRVAAIAAIAIATLGGYVGGGGLGVLIFNGLTLHQPAMIVSGSIAASVLAILTDGTLRFAERAVRT